A stretch of Leucobacter aridicollis DNA encodes these proteins:
- a CDS encoding ABC transporter permease, whose protein sequence is MSFLEFLIKRADDMLEMGIGHAAVVGISVLLATVLGVALGVLTHRNERARDFTLAVSGAMLTIPSFALFILLLGPLGLGAKPVIVALTMYGLMPIIRNTVAGLNGVDPAVTESARGMGLTRMQRLLRVELPLAWPVIITGVRVTTLSLLGIAAIGSIVNGPGFGNFIFTGLARVGTPVAINFVLAGALGVVILAILSDVLFHIVRRLTTSKGIR, encoded by the coding sequence GTGAGTTTTCTCGAATTTTTAATCAAGCGCGCAGACGACATGCTCGAAATGGGCATCGGCCATGCCGCAGTTGTCGGGATATCTGTCCTCCTCGCCACGGTCCTTGGCGTGGCGCTCGGCGTCCTCACGCACCGTAACGAACGGGCGCGCGACTTCACCCTGGCGGTGTCGGGAGCCATGCTGACGATCCCCTCGTTTGCACTCTTCATCCTGCTGCTCGGCCCGCTCGGCCTCGGCGCGAAGCCCGTCATCGTCGCCCTCACGATGTACGGCCTCATGCCGATCATCCGCAACACTGTCGCAGGCCTGAACGGCGTCGACCCCGCGGTCACCGAGTCGGCGCGCGGGATGGGTCTCACCCGAATGCAGCGGCTGCTGCGCGTCGAGCTGCCGCTCGCCTGGCCCGTCATCATCACGGGCGTTCGCGTGACCACGCTGTCCCTGCTCGGGATCGCGGCGATCGGCTCGATCGTGAATGGCCCGGGATTCGGCAACTTCATCTTCACCGGCCTCGCGCGCGTTGGCACGCCCGTCGCCATCAACTTTGTACTCGCAGGGGCGCTCGGCGTCGTAATCCTGGCCATCCTGTCCGACGTGCTCTTCCACATTGTGCGTCGACTCACGACCTCCAAGGGGATCCGATGA
- a CDS encoding ABC transporter permease — translation MSRATPRPAVERSRLRAIDLVALSTSGLRARPLRAVLSALGIAIGIAAMVAVLGISASSQAKLAQQLDALGTNLLTVEAGQDLFGAEASLPKDSEGRIGRVAGAQGAAGVGALPKIRIYRSELIPEAQSGGLAVRAADTSLADVLDLSVRSGAWLNEAMGAYPSVVLGDRTARQLGIERAGSLVWLGGQQFAVVGILAPVELAPELDTSALVGKQVALDRLDYDGAPTRMYMRANEETLAETRALLPQTLSPEQPETITVSRPSDALAAKAATDETFTGLLLGLGSLGLLVGGIGVANTMIISVIERRREIGLRRAIGARRSHIRRQFLGEALVLSALGGLGGAGIGALVTAGFARSGGLPFTLPLYVPAAAIAATLVVGAIAGISPAWRAARVPPTVALSG, via the coding sequence GTGAGCCGGGCCACTCCGAGGCCAGCTGTCGAACGATCGCGGCTGCGCGCCATCGACCTCGTCGCGCTCAGCACGTCAGGGTTGCGCGCACGGCCGCTCCGCGCCGTGCTCTCGGCGCTCGGCATCGCGATCGGCATTGCGGCGATGGTCGCCGTGCTCGGCATCTCGGCGTCGAGTCAGGCGAAACTCGCACAGCAGCTCGACGCGCTCGGCACGAACCTGCTCACCGTCGAGGCCGGTCAGGATCTCTTCGGCGCTGAGGCCTCACTTCCGAAAGACAGCGAGGGCCGGATCGGGCGGGTCGCCGGCGCCCAGGGAGCGGCCGGGGTCGGCGCACTGCCGAAGATCCGGATCTATCGAAGCGAGCTCATCCCGGAGGCGCAGAGCGGCGGGCTCGCCGTGCGTGCGGCGGACACGAGCCTCGCCGACGTCCTCGACCTGTCGGTGCGCTCGGGAGCCTGGCTCAACGAGGCGATGGGGGCATACCCGTCGGTCGTGCTCGGCGACCGCACCGCCCGGCAGCTCGGCATCGAGCGGGCTGGATCCCTCGTGTGGCTCGGCGGCCAGCAGTTCGCGGTGGTCGGCATCCTCGCCCCTGTCGAGCTCGCGCCCGAGCTCGACACCTCTGCCCTTGTCGGAAAGCAGGTCGCGCTCGACCGGCTCGACTACGACGGCGCTCCGACCCGGATGTACATGCGCGCGAACGAAGAGACACTCGCAGAGACGCGCGCCCTGCTCCCGCAGACGCTGTCGCCAGAACAGCCCGAGACGATCACGGTATCCCGCCCCTCCGACGCGCTCGCGGCGAAGGCGGCGACCGACGAAACGTTCACGGGCCTCCTGCTCGGGCTCGGCTCGCTCGGGCTACTCGTTGGGGGCATCGGCGTCGCAAACACGATGATCATCTCGGTCATCGAGCGACGTCGCGAGATCGGCCTGCGCCGCGCGATCGGCGCGCGCCGCTCGCACATCAGGCGGCAGTTTCTCGGAGAGGCGCTTGTGCTCTCGGCGCTCGGCGGGCTTGGCGGTGCGGGGATCGGTGCGCTCGTGACGGCGGGTTTTGCGCGGTCGGGCGGCCTCCCGTTCACCCTCCCCCTCTACGTGCCAGCCGCCGCTATCGCGGCGACCCTCGTGGTGGGCGCGATAGCTGGGATCTCGCCGGCCTGGCGGGCCGCTCGCGTACCCCCGACGGTGGCGCTCAGCGGTTAG
- a CDS encoding ABC transporter permease: protein MSAADVATMPTGARAGSPVSGAGWRKSAGRYLTMPLVLAAVCLALYAYVSSQTLDTIEARALSPERLTAAIWQHVQLTAVSTLCTLVIAVPLGVILSRRFARWFRPYLVTLLTLGQAVPTIAILVILAVAFLFLGFNAAIVGLTAYAIVPVLLNTIVGLEQVDRSVLEAGRGMGMSRFTVLRKIELPLAVPVILAGIRTALVINVGTATLVTYINAGGLGDVIVAGLTTNRFIVQLVGATLTAVLALTIDYLAGLAEDILRPRGL, encoded by the coding sequence ATGAGCGCCGCCGACGTTGCGACGATGCCGACGGGCGCGCGAGCAGGATCGCCGGTGAGCGGCGCCGGCTGGCGCAAGTCAGCCGGGCGCTACCTCACGATGCCGCTGGTGCTCGCCGCGGTCTGCCTCGCGCTGTACGCGTACGTCTCGAGCCAGACGCTCGACACCATCGAGGCTCGCGCGCTCAGCCCCGAGCGGCTGACTGCCGCAATCTGGCAGCACGTCCAGCTCACCGCCGTGTCGACGCTGTGCACCCTCGTCATCGCGGTGCCCCTCGGGGTGATCCTCAGCCGCCGCTTCGCGCGCTGGTTCCGCCCCTACCTCGTCACCCTGCTGACCCTCGGCCAGGCCGTCCCTACGATCGCGATCCTCGTGATCCTCGCCGTCGCGTTCCTGTTCCTCGGCTTCAACGCGGCGATCGTTGGCCTCACCGCCTACGCGATCGTGCCGGTGCTGCTGAACACGATCGTCGGCCTCGAACAGGTCGACCGGTCGGTGCTCGAGGCGGGCCGCGGAATGGGAATGTCCCGGTTCACCGTCCTGCGCAAGATCGAGCTGCCGCTCGCGGTGCCCGTGATCCTTGCGGGCATCCGCACCGCCCTCGTCATCAACGTCGGCACCGCGACGCTCGTGACGTACATCAACGCGGGCGGGCTCGGCGACGTCATCGTTGCCGGCCTCACCACGAATCGCTTCATCGTGCAGCTCGTCGGCGCAACGCTGACCGCGGTGCTCGCGCTCACGATCGATTATCTCGCGGGCCTCGCCGAAGACATTCTGCGGCCGCGCGGACTGTAG
- a CDS encoding glycine betaine ABC transporter substrate-binding protein — protein MKTSRKALAVLAAGAGIALALTGCSTGDSKAPAGDGELSGASITVGSKEFTESHVLAQITALALENAGAKITDQTGISGSATVREALVSKEIDIYWDYTGTGWVNVLGNTTENLPADLHAAVAEADAANGIAWLEPANFENTYRIAVKSDFAKANGIATMTDVADYVNANPKDAAICAASEFINRDDGLPGLQDAYGFKFSEIVELDLNLIYTQIGESCSFGEVFSTDARVISNDLTVIDDNDGFFVEYAGAVTLRQETLDEYPAIATILAPISEALTNEAITELNGKVDNDGEDPRDVAEEWLTAEGFIA, from the coding sequence ATGAAGACCTCACGTAAGGCGCTCGCGGTTCTCGCAGCCGGTGCGGGCATCGCGCTCGCGCTCACCGGTTGCAGCACCGGCGATTCCAAGGCGCCAGCCGGAGACGGCGAGCTGTCGGGCGCCAGCATCACCGTCGGCTCGAAGGAGTTCACCGAGTCGCACGTACTCGCCCAGATCACCGCACTCGCGCTCGAGAACGCCGGGGCGAAGATCACTGACCAGACGGGCATCTCCGGAAGCGCGACGGTCCGCGAGGCGTTGGTCTCGAAGGAGATCGACATCTACTGGGACTACACGGGCACCGGCTGGGTGAACGTGCTCGGCAACACGACCGAGAACCTTCCCGCGGACCTGCATGCGGCGGTCGCCGAGGCCGATGCGGCGAACGGGATCGCCTGGCTCGAGCCAGCGAACTTCGAGAACACCTACCGCATCGCCGTGAAGAGCGACTTTGCGAAGGCGAACGGCATCGCCACGATGACTGACGTCGCAGACTACGTGAACGCGAACCCGAAGGACGCGGCCATCTGCGCGGCGAGCGAGTTCATCAACCGCGACGACGGGCTCCCCGGCCTGCAGGACGCCTACGGGTTCAAGTTCTCGGAGATCGTCGAGCTCGACCTGAACCTCATCTACACGCAGATCGGCGAGTCCTGCTCGTTCGGCGAGGTCTTCTCGACCGATGCGCGCGTGATCTCGAACGACCTCACGGTGATCGACGACAACGACGGGTTCTTCGTTGAGTATGCCGGCGCCGTCACGCTTCGCCAGGAGACCCTCGACGAGTACCCGGCGATCGCGACGATCCTCGCCCCGATCTCGGAGGCGCTCACGAACGAGGCGATCACCGAGCTCAACGGCAAGGTTGACAACGACGGTGAGGATCCCCGCGACGTCGCCGAGGAGTGGCTCACCGCCGAGGGGTTCATCGCGTAA
- the glsA gene encoding glutaminase A yields MESPVLSYLRKVHAELAELRDGTPYSVGPSSADLNPADFGIALATVDGHVYEVGTTRKQFSLQSISKPLSYGFAIAELGMDAVDAHVDVEPSGDPFNEISSNPETGRPANAMINAGAIAVASLIKGSGGRTPIQRIEHTYSEFAARRLRSDGREYRAERARSDRNHGLAYLLSAAGVVEGDPTRALETYLRQCAVQVDCRDLAMIAATLASGGTNPVTGTEVLPYEAVERVLSVMMTSGMYDDAGDWATSVGLPAKSGVGGGIIAVLPGQVGLAVYSPPLDKHGNSVRGAAACRRISSDLQMHFVRSARQGRSAIRSIRTIDQEPSNIRRTEAAADVLQEQSERALVLELAGDLFFAGTETVVRELTSRAPEIDVVVIDVRDVDEVGDAGIRMINAVFQDFRENGREILLVDPDDVLGGVDTRGITVFDSRDRAIAECEHRLLERYGGPEAMPRAVPVVDSPVLAPLDRADAEALASHMNPRHYDDGDVIRRVGQRFGGVFFILSGTISIVASHTDGTRFRLRTLGAGMTFGELALGEDDRQETTAKAEGPVEVMVLTADEIEALEERDPALAVQLWRALSRDAYMRVDRLSRANAARIRD; encoded by the coding sequence ATGGAATCACCGGTACTCAGCTATCTACGCAAGGTCCACGCGGAGCTGGCGGAGCTGCGGGACGGCACCCCGTACAGCGTCGGCCCGTCGAGCGCGGATCTGAACCCCGCGGACTTCGGCATTGCCCTCGCGACGGTTGACGGCCACGTCTACGAGGTCGGCACGACGCGCAAGCAGTTCTCGCTGCAGTCAATCTCGAAGCCGTTGAGCTACGGGTTCGCAATCGCCGAGCTTGGCATGGACGCGGTTGACGCGCACGTCGACGTCGAGCCATCGGGCGACCCGTTCAACGAGATCTCCTCTAACCCGGAGACCGGCAGGCCGGCCAACGCGATGATCAATGCCGGGGCGATCGCCGTCGCCTCGCTCATCAAGGGTTCGGGCGGCCGGACGCCGATTCAACGCATCGAGCACACGTACTCCGAGTTCGCCGCCCGGAGGCTCCGTAGCGACGGCCGCGAGTATCGGGCTGAACGCGCGCGGAGCGACAGGAACCACGGACTCGCCTACTTGCTCAGCGCCGCGGGCGTCGTCGAGGGCGACCCGACTCGCGCGCTCGAAACTTACCTGCGACAGTGCGCCGTGCAGGTCGACTGCCGCGACCTGGCGATGATTGCGGCGACGCTCGCGTCGGGCGGCACGAATCCCGTCACTGGCACGGAGGTGCTCCCCTACGAGGCCGTCGAACGGGTGCTGTCGGTCATGATGACCTCCGGCATGTACGACGACGCTGGCGACTGGGCGACGAGCGTCGGGCTCCCCGCAAAATCCGGGGTGGGCGGCGGGATCATTGCCGTGCTGCCGGGCCAGGTGGGGCTCGCTGTCTATTCGCCGCCCCTCGACAAGCACGGCAACAGCGTGCGCGGCGCGGCGGCCTGCCGCCGCATCTCGTCTGATCTCCAGATGCACTTCGTGCGCTCGGCCAGGCAGGGACGCTCCGCGATCCGCTCGATCCGCACGATCGACCAGGAGCCGTCGAACATCCGGCGCACCGAGGCGGCCGCCGACGTGCTCCAGGAGCAGAGCGAGCGGGCGCTTGTCCTTGAGCTCGCTGGCGACCTGTTCTTCGCCGGCACGGAGACCGTCGTCCGAGAGCTCACCTCGCGCGCGCCCGAGATCGATGTCGTCGTCATCGACGTGCGCGATGTCGATGAGGTGGGCGACGCCGGCATCCGCATGATCAACGCGGTGTTCCAGGACTTCCGCGAGAACGGCCGCGAGATCCTGCTCGTCGATCCCGACGACGTGCTCGGCGGCGTCGATACGCGAGGCATCACGGTCTTCGACTCGCGCGACCGCGCGATCGCCGAGTGCGAGCACCGCCTGCTCGAGCGCTACGGCGGCCCCGAGGCCATGCCGCGCGCGGTCCCCGTCGTCGACTCCCCAGTCCTCGCGCCACTTGACCGCGCCGACGCGGAGGCGCTCGCCTCGCACATGAATCCCCGCCACTACGATGATGGCGACGTGATTCGGCGCGTTGGGCAGCGATTCGGCGGGGTGTTCTTCATCCTGTCAGGGACGATCAGCATCGTCGCCTCGCACACCGACGGCACGAGGTTCAGGCTGCGCACCCTCGGCGCCGGGATGACCTTCGGCGAGCTCGCGCTTGGCGAGGATGACAGGCAAGAGACCACGGCGAAGGCCGAGGGGCCGGTTGAGGTCATGGTGCTCACCGCCGACGAGATCGAGGCGCTTGAGGAGCGCGACCCGGCCCTGGCCGTGCAGCTGTGGCGCGCGCTCTCCCGCGACGCGTACATGCGCGTCGACCGCCTCAGCCGCGCCAACGCCGCCCGTATCCGAGACTGA
- a CDS encoding ABC transporter ATP-binding protein — protein MTEQQTTTETVMISLQGLTKRYPGQDRDAVASLDLEIRAGEIVVLVGPSGCGKTTTMKMINRIIEPSGGRILLDGEDVTKVNPDQLRRRIGYVIQQIGLFPHMTIGENIATVPKLLGWDKARIAQRVDELLAMVSLDPAEYRDRYPKQLSGGQQQRIGVARALGADPDVLLMDEPFGAIDPITRDRLQNELLRMQAEMRKTIVFVTHDIDEAIKLGDRIAILQEGSRIAQYDTPEQILTAPANDFVKNFIGRGASLKRLGLTRVSDISLREWPTVSADTPVEAALAQLRAATESALLVLDAAGRPVRWVAADELRDAAGRTLVELGTSVNHMEPRATLSDVLNALITSRHSVTAVVDDAGVYVGVADFEQIHDAIREMRSQAVGEARAGLQNEAGL, from the coding sequence ATGACTGAACAGCAGACCACCACAGAGACGGTCATGATCAGCCTCCAGGGGCTCACGAAGCGTTACCCGGGGCAGGACCGCGACGCGGTCGCGAGTCTCGATCTCGAGATCCGCGCGGGCGAGATCGTCGTCCTCGTTGGGCCGTCCGGGTGCGGCAAGACCACGACGATGAAGATGATCAACCGGATCATCGAGCCCTCGGGCGGGCGAATTCTGCTCGACGGTGAAGACGTGACGAAGGTGAACCCGGACCAGCTTCGCCGCCGCATTGGGTACGTGATCCAGCAGATCGGGCTGTTCCCGCACATGACGATCGGCGAGAACATCGCGACAGTGCCGAAGCTGCTGGGCTGGGACAAGGCGCGCATCGCGCAGCGCGTGGACGAGCTGCTCGCGATGGTGAGTCTCGACCCCGCCGAGTACCGCGACCGCTACCCCAAGCAGCTGTCGGGGGGTCAGCAGCAGCGCATCGGCGTCGCCCGCGCGCTTGGCGCGGACCCTGACGTGCTGCTCATGGACGAGCCGTTCGGCGCGATCGATCCGATCACCCGCGACCGGCTGCAGAACGAGCTCCTGCGGATGCAGGCCGAGATGCGCAAGACGATCGTGTTCGTTACACACGACATCGACGAGGCGATCAAGCTTGGCGACCGCATCGCGATCCTGCAGGAGGGCTCGCGCATCGCCCAGTACGACACCCCCGAACAGATCCTGACCGCGCCCGCGAACGACTTCGTGAAGAACTTCATCGGCCGCGGCGCCTCCCTGAAGCGGCTCGGGCTCACGCGAGTGTCGGACATCTCGCTCCGCGAGTGGCCGACTGTCAGCGCAGACACGCCTGTCGAGGCAGCCCTCGCGCAGCTGCGCGCGGCCACGGAGAGTGCCCTGCTCGTCCTCGATGCCGCGGGTCGCCCAGTGCGCTGGGTTGCGGCGGACGAGCTCCGGGATGCCGCGGGCCGCACGCTCGTCGAGCTCGGCACGTCGGTCAACCACATGGAGCCGCGGGCGACACTGTCGGATGTGCTGAATGCTCTCATCACGTCGCGCCACAGCGTCACGGCGGTCGTCGACGACGCCGGCGTGTACGTCGGCGTCGCCGACTTCGAGCAGATCCACGACGCGATTCGCGAGATGCGGAGCCAGGCGGTCGGGGAGGCCCGCGCGGGCCTCCAGAACGAGGCTGGCCTATGA
- a CDS encoding asparagine synthase-related protein, whose amino-acid sequence MRETLIRAVEETLDASKPVGILLSGGVDSSIIAAIAARLAAKRGLTLPSFSVGLAGSRDLAAAKLVAEHVGTTHHELTYTAEEAVDLLPTIIGELESFDPKLVHSAVPHHLVAALAAEQVTVVLAGEGADELYAGYSHFGRHTDGAALHGELLDTLDGMHAGGLQRVDRVAGAHGLEPRLPFLDLDVVELAMALPPEWKLISEQRPAKWLLRRAFDGWLPDEVLWRRKEQFGEGTGMNDVLGEHFSAVPKADEATPDELRAAAPELDPPLRTAEELAYYRIFSDALPGINAQRTVGRFVEA is encoded by the coding sequence GTGCGCGAGACGCTCATTCGCGCCGTCGAAGAGACGCTCGACGCAAGCAAGCCCGTCGGGATCCTGCTCTCGGGCGGCGTGGACTCGAGCATCATCGCGGCCATAGCCGCGCGGCTCGCGGCGAAACGCGGGCTCACCCTCCCGAGCTTCTCGGTGGGGCTCGCCGGCAGCCGCGACCTCGCCGCGGCGAAGCTTGTCGCGGAGCACGTCGGCACGACGCACCACGAGCTGACCTACACCGCGGAGGAGGCGGTCGACCTGCTCCCCACCATCATCGGCGAGCTCGAGTCCTTCGACCCGAAGCTTGTGCACTCTGCGGTGCCGCACCACCTTGTCGCCGCGCTCGCCGCAGAACAGGTCACGGTCGTGCTCGCGGGAGAGGGCGCCGATGAACTCTACGCCGGGTATTCCCACTTCGGCCGCCACACTGACGGCGCCGCGCTGCACGGCGAGCTGCTCGACACGCTCGACGGCATGCACGCCGGCGGCCTGCAGCGAGTTGACCGCGTCGCCGGCGCGCACGGTCTCGAACCGCGGCTCCCGTTCCTCGACCTCGACGTGGTCGAGCTCGCGATGGCGCTTCCGCCGGAGTGGAAGCTCATCAGCGAACAGCGCCCCGCGAAATGGCTACTCCGCCGTGCGTTCGACGGCTGGCTGCCCGACGAGGTGCTCTGGCGCCGAAAGGAGCAGTTCGGCGAGGGAACCGGCATGAACGACGTGCTCGGGGAACACTTCTCGGCGGTGCCGAAGGCGGACGAGGCAACGCCGGACGAGCTGCGTGCGGCAGCCCCCGAGCTCGATCCGCCGCTGCGAACTGCGGAGGAGCTTGCCTACTACCGGATCTTCTCAGACGCGCTCCCCGGGATCAACGCACAGCGCACGGTCGGGCGCTTCGTCGAAGCGTAG
- a CDS encoding MarR family winged helix-turn-helix transcriptional regulator, translating into MTERNVAGIEYEQMLLSRYTIAQHPSRARLDRSVYLLLSRIDGEGPMSIGELSAAFQLDASTLQRQTTGAVQAGLLERVLDPAGGLARKLALTPLGRERLAESKDQSVDALTRILADWSTTDVNTLAELLRRFNVSIEEYRDAHAGA; encoded by the coding sequence ATGACGGAACGGAACGTCGCTGGCATCGAGTACGAGCAGATGCTGCTCAGCCGGTACACGATAGCCCAGCACCCGTCCCGCGCCCGGCTCGACCGAAGCGTCTACCTACTGCTCAGCCGAATTGACGGCGAGGGGCCGATGTCCATCGGGGAACTGAGCGCGGCGTTCCAGCTCGACGCCTCGACGTTGCAGCGCCAGACGACCGGTGCGGTGCAGGCTGGGCTGCTTGAACGCGTCCTCGACCCCGCAGGCGGGCTCGCACGAAAGCTCGCGCTCACGCCGCTGGGACGGGAACGCCTCGCCGAGTCGAAAGACCAGTCGGTCGACGCGCTCACGCGTATCCTCGCGGACTGGTCGACAACCGACGTGAACACGCTCGCCGAGCTCCTGCGCCGTTTCAACGTGTCGATCGAGGAGTACCGGGACGCGCACGCCGGCGCCTAG
- a CDS encoding septum formation family protein, translating into MERDDEGAVTEQSQASVDQIAVGDCMDSTDDSVVYDVPVVPCSEEHDEEIFGEFELSGDSFPDATALEDESNEKCVAMFNEFVGMDYFDSELDFYTLTPTEDGWNEFNDRTVNCVIVDPAGKITGSLKGAAR; encoded by the coding sequence ATCGAACGCGATGACGAGGGCGCCGTCACGGAGCAGTCCCAGGCGTCAGTGGACCAGATCGCGGTGGGCGATTGCATGGACTCCACCGACGATTCCGTCGTGTATGACGTTCCCGTGGTCCCCTGCTCGGAGGAGCACGACGAGGAGATCTTCGGCGAGTTCGAGCTCTCCGGCGACAGCTTCCCCGATGCCACCGCGCTTGAGGACGAGAGCAACGAGAAGTGCGTGGCCATGTTCAATGAGTTCGTCGGCATGGACTACTTCGACTCCGAGCTCGACTTCTACACGCTCACCCCCACCGAGGACGGCTGGAATGAGTTCAACGATCGCACCGTGAACTGCGTCATCGTCGATCCCGCAGGAAAGATCACCGGCAGCCTGAAGGGCGCCGCCCGCTAG
- a CDS encoding YajQ family cyclic di-GMP-binding protein: MADSSFDVVSKIDSMEVENAVNQARKEVEQRYDFKGVGADVSYSGDTILIKANTEERANAVLDVLQSKIIKRGMSLKVLDSGEPYASGKEYRIESKLKEGIDQATAKKLNKLIRDEGPKSVKSQIQGDELRVSSKSRDDLQATMALLKGADIDVALQFVNYR; this comes from the coding sequence ATGGCTGATTCCTCATTTGACGTTGTGAGCAAGATCGACTCTATGGAGGTCGAGAATGCAGTGAACCAGGCCCGCAAGGAGGTCGAGCAGCGCTACGACTTCAAGGGCGTTGGCGCCGACGTTTCGTACTCCGGCGACACGATCCTCATCAAGGCGAACACTGAGGAGCGCGCGAACGCAGTACTCGACGTGCTCCAGTCGAAGATCATCAAGCGCGGCATGTCGCTCAAGGTGCTCGACTCGGGGGAGCCCTACGCCAGCGGCAAGGAGTACCGCATCGAGTCGAAGCTCAAGGAGGGCATCGATCAGGCGACCGCGAAGAAGCTGAACAAGCTCATCCGCGACGAAGGCCCGAAGAGCGTCAAGAGCCAGATCCAGGGTGACGAGCTCCGTGTCAGCTCGAAGAGTCGTGACGACCTGCAGGCGACCATGGCGCTGCTGAAGGGTGCAGACATCGACGTCGCGCTCCAGTTTGTGAACTACCGCTAG
- a CDS encoding dicarboxylate/amino acid:cation symporter, with amino-acid sequence MSSSTAPPVPSAQPAAPPAEHGKGRLPKWMTSFGWQILAALVLGLVLGTVALNLGPDAEGNPNGLHATLKVIGSSYVTLLRAAVVPLIFTAIVSSIVGLRKVTNAARLAGQTLLWFAITALIAVAIGITLGVTLRPGAAASGSELTPSDPYTVGTWWNFLTGLVPQNFLGLGVSGGVDLETGALTAGASFNVLQVIVVSAAVGIAALKIGQKAEPFIALTESALTIIQKVLWWIIRIAPLGTLGLIGNAIVEYGWGKMGTLTLFVAVLYLGLAIVLFVVYPVLVKAHGLSIRQYFSGVWPAVQLGFVSRSSIGTLPLTQRVTERNLGVPRGYASFAVPLGATTKMDGCAAIYPAVAAIFIAQFFGIELSLVQYLLIALVSVVGSAATAGTTGATVMLTLTLSTLGLPLEGVGLLLAVDPIIDMGRTAVNVAGQALVPTIVAKREGILDEDLYNAPRQGLAFDNSDTDDELAEAELAQTETGAPEPATR; translated from the coding sequence ATGTCGTCTTCGACAGCACCGCCCGTCCCCTCAGCGCAGCCAGCTGCGCCCCCAGCGGAACACGGGAAAGGTCGGCTGCCGAAATGGATGACGTCCTTTGGCTGGCAGATCCTCGCCGCGCTCGTGCTCGGCCTCGTGCTCGGCACCGTCGCGCTCAACCTCGGGCCCGACGCCGAGGGCAACCCGAACGGGCTGCACGCGACACTGAAGGTCATCGGCTCGAGCTACGTCACACTGCTGCGCGCCGCGGTCGTGCCGCTCATCTTCACGGCGATCGTGTCGAGCATCGTCGGGCTGCGTAAGGTCACGAACGCTGCCCGGCTCGCCGGCCAGACGCTGCTCTGGTTCGCGATCACCGCGCTCATCGCCGTCGCAATCGGCATCACCCTCGGCGTGACGCTGCGCCCCGGCGCTGCCGCGTCTGGCTCGGAGCTCACCCCGTCCGATCCGTACACCGTCGGCACCTGGTGGAACTTCCTCACCGGCCTCGTGCCCCAGAACTTCCTCGGCCTCGGCGTCTCGGGCGGTGTCGACCTCGAGACCGGCGCCCTGACCGCTGGTGCAAGCTTCAACGTGCTGCAGGTCATCGTCGTGTCGGCAGCCGTCGGCATCGCGGCGCTGAAGATCGGCCAGAAGGCCGAGCCGTTCATCGCGCTCACCGAGTCGGCGCTCACCATCATCCAGAAGGTGCTGTGGTGGATCATTCGGATCGCACCGCTCGGCACGCTCGGCCTCATCGGCAACGCGATCGTCGAGTACGGCTGGGGCAAGATGGGGACCCTCACGCTGTTCGTCGCCGTGCTCTACCTCGGCCTCGCCATTGTGCTGTTCGTCGTCTACCCGGTCCTCGTGAAGGCGCACGGCCTCTCGATCCGCCAGTACTTCTCTGGCGTGTGGCCCGCGGTGCAGCTCGGCTTCGTGAGCCGCTCGTCGATCGGCACGCTACCGCTGACCCAGCGCGTGACTGAGCGCAACCTCGGCGTGCCCCGCGGCTACGCGTCGTTCGCGGTGCCGCTCGGCGCAACGACGAAGATGGACGGCTGCGCCGCGATCTACCCGGCCGTCGCCGCGATCTTCATCGCCCAGTTCTTCGGCATCGAGCTGTCGCTCGTGCAGTACCTGCTCATTGCCCTCGTCTCGGTCGTCGGTTCGGCCGCGACCGCGGGCACGACGGGCGCAACCGTCATGCTCACGCTTACGCTGTCCACGCTCGGCCTGCCGCTTGAGGGCGTCGGCCTGCTGCTCGCCGTCGACCCGATCATCGACATGGGCCGCACCGCGGTGAACGTCGCGGGCCAGGCGCTCGTGCCGACCATCGTCGCAAAGCGCGAGGGGATCCTGGACGAGGATCTCTACAACGCGCCCCGCCAGGGCCTCGCGTTCGACAACTCGGACACGGACGACGAGCTTGCCGAGGCCGAGCTCGCTCAGACCGAGACTGGCGCGCCAGAACCGGCCACTCGGTAG